The Plectropomus leopardus isolate mb unplaced genomic scaffold, YSFRI_Pleo_2.0 unplaced_scaffold18514, whole genome shotgun sequence genomic interval tgtgtgtgtgtgtgtgtgtgtacagagagTCTCGGCGGTCAGATTTTGgactcggtgtgtgtgtgtgtgtgtgttcagtcgTCATGGCTCAGCTGGTCGAGTGCGTCCCAAACTTCTCGGAGGGTCGAAACAAAGAGGTCAGacgtttctgtgttttaaatcgttatttttattatttttaggcttCGTTCACGTTGTGGAGGACTTTTGACTGATTGTGCAGGTTTGTTTTGGGCTGAGTGAGCGCAGACGCAGACGCAGACGCAGACGCAGACGGAGTTAACTCCACAAGCAGAGCGCTGCGCTCAGTCGCAgagacacaaattaaaaaatatcacagattTATCTGGTAAAGTCACAACTTTAAAAACGGAGAATAGcagatttttgtgtgtatttatgaagCTAAGTTGAAATCTGAGGTTTTTCTGTCtggtttttgtaaataaaacccTTCAGTCTCGGAGAACGTCAGAGGTGTTCACATCATTAATGTCTGAAATCTGACagaatttttctcaaaaatgaaTTCGATGTCGGAGAACATCTTTCTCTTAAATTTACAACTCAAACTAGATTTTTTTCTACGAAATTTACGACTTTTATCTCTTCTTTTGCAAATGAACAACTGGAATCTGAGACAAAATCTTTccttttcttgtaaatttatgaCGTTAATGTCAAAGATTAGAGACTTTCATCTCAGAGGTTTTCAATTTTCCcctaaatttacaaatttaaccTGAGCGAATATCGGAGAATTTCTGGTGAATTCATCTAACCTGAGCGAGTCTCGGCGTCTGTTTCTCTGTAAACACGTGTGTCAGGTggtgacttttttgtgtgtcaggtGATCGATGCCATCGCGGCGGCGATCTCAGGGACGGCGGGCTGCAGCCTGCTGGACGTGGACCCCGGGGCCTCCACCAACCGCACCGTCTACACCTTCGTGGGCTCGCCGGCGGCGGTGGTGGACGGGGCGCTGAACGCCGCACGGGTCGCCTTCAGCCTCATCGACATGAGCAAACACTCAGGTGAGCGCCGCTGACATCATCATTACATAATCACTGCAACAGGAAACAGCTGACCTGCGCTTCCTGTCCAGGTGAGCACCCTCGCACCGGAGCGCTGGACGTCTGTCCCTTCATCCCCGTCCAGAACGTCTCCATGGACGACTGCGTCCACTGCGCCAACGTCTTTGGACAGAGACTGGCCGAGACACTGCAGGTCCCCGGTGAGACGCCACCATGACGAATAAGTCAATCAGTAATCAGTAATCAATAATGAGACGgctgttttcaaattaaaactttaATGTGAAGTTTGTGTTTAAGCTTTAGACACAAcagttttcaaagtaaaagtttaagTAAGACCTTTAATTTGAAGGTTGCGTTGTCCTTGCAGTGTATCTTTATGGAGAAGCAGCGAGAAAAGACTCGAGGAGAAGTCTTCCGTCTGTCCGAGCCGGAGAGTACGAAGCTTTACCTGACAAGGTGAGACACAAACGGACtcttttattctgaagtttACAcactgtctcttcctcttccatGTATTAAGTATTTAaggcattgtgggaaatgtaggagaccagaagctgctgctgaagtAAAGCAAAATGatagaaaccaaaaaaacacaaaatcagaaCAAACCGATCGTCAACAGGATTTCCTGTATGTTagtttcaaaattaaaagtcCTACAAAGCATTTAAATGAGGACTTATGTCGGGTCCCTGagagggtgctgggtggcccccagaaatgtcccaaaatccttggAACATCCTACaattcctagaaacgtcttaaaatcccagaaatgtccaaaagttatagtaatgtcctaaaatcctaggaaagttctgaagtcctagaaacgtccttaaatcctagaaatgtcctcagatcatggaaatgtcctcagatcctagaaacatgtataggGCCCCTGTGACTGGCCCCTAAACAAAAAAGGATCAGTG includes:
- the LOC121965078 gene encoding formimidoyltransferase-cyclodeaminase-like, with product MAQLVECVPNFSEGRNKEVIDAIAAAISGTAGCSLLDVDPGASTNRTVYTFVGSPAAVVDGALNAARVAFSLIDMSKHSGEHPRTGALDVCPFIPVQNVSMDDCVHCANVFGQRLAETLQVPVYLYGEAARKDSRRSLPSVRAGEYEALPDKLKRPDWSPDFGPAQFVPPWGATVTGARKFLIAYNVNLISTKEQAHRIALDIREQGRGKDQVHAGTLSPQLVSSDL